In the genome of Vicia villosa cultivar HV-30 ecotype Madison, WI linkage group LG7, Vvil1.0, whole genome shotgun sequence, one region contains:
- the LOC131616767 gene encoding protein unc-13 homolog has translation MEEENAIDLLQRYRRDRRVLLDFILSGSLIKKVVIPPGAVTLDDVDLDQVSVDYVLNCAKKSEMLELSEAIREYHDHTGLPQMSDTGSVGEFYLVTDPESSGSPPKRPPPPLPISAVPPIAVSTPPHAFPPSSIASNLSRSESLDSAQERELTVDDIEDFDDDDDISTVEGLRAKRTLNDASDLAVKLPSFSTGITDDDLRETAYEILLACAGATGGLIVPSKEKKKDKRSSSLIKKLGRSKTGSVVSQSQNAPGLVGLLETMRVQLEISEAMDIRTKQGLLNALVGKAGKRMDTLLVPLELLCCVARTEFSDKKAFIRWQKRQLKVLEEGLVNHPVVGFGEPGRKTNELRILLAKIEESEFLPSSSGELQRTECLRSLREIAIPLAERPARGDLTGEICHWADGYQFNVRLYEKLLLSVFDMLDEGKLTEEVEEILELLKSTWRVFGITETIHHTCYAWVLFRQYVITKEHGILLHALEQLNKIPLMEQRGQQERLHLKSLRSKVEGERDMSFLQAFLTPILRWTDKQLGDYHQHFSEGSAIMEKIVAVAMITRRLLLEEPDATMQSLPISDRDQIEIYITTSIKHAFTRTNQIVERVDMSHEHPLALLAEELKKLLKKDSSIFMPVLQQRHPQATVVSASLVHKLYGHKLKPFLESAEHLSEDVISVFPAAESLEQFIMALITSACHEENAEILLRKLNLYQIETKSGTLVLRWVNSQLGRILGWVERVAQQEHWDPISIQQRHAGSIVEVYRIVEETVDQFFGLKVPMRFTELNSLFRGIDNALQVYANLVVDDLASKEDLIPPVPVLTRYSKEVGIKAFVKKELFETRVPERQETRPREISVLTTPTLCVQLNTLYYAASHLNKLEDNIWEQWTNKRLQEKLIRKSVDDKSKKDTFDGSRKVINAAMERICEYTGTKIIFCDLRVPFIDNLYKPSVSGSRVDVLIEPLDMELSQLCDIVVEPLRDRIVTSLLQASLDGLLRVILDGGPSRVFFPGDAKFLEEDLEVLKEFFISGGDGLPRGVVENQVARVRFVIKLHGYETRELIEDLKSASGLEMQGGKGKLGADSKTLLRVLCHRSDSEASQFLKKQFKIPKSSA, from the exons ATGGAAGA AGAGAATGCTATAGATCTTCTTCAGAGATATAGAAGGGATAGGCGAGTGCTTCTCGATTTTATACTTTCGGGGAGTTTGATTAAGAAAGTTGTGATACCGCCTGGTGCGGTCACGCTCGATGATGTGGATCTAGATCAAGTTAGTGTTGATTATGTTCTTAACTGTGCTAAAAAGA GTGAAATGCTTGAGCTTTCGGAAGCTATTAGAGAATATCATGACCATACTGGGTTACCCCAAATG AGTGACACAGGTTCAGTTGGTGAATTTTATTTGGTCACTGATCCCGAGTCTTCAGGTTCACCTCCCAAAAGGCCACCCCCACCTCTTCCTATATCTGCAGTGCCTCCTATTGCTGTTTCCACCCCGCCTCATGCTTTTCCTCCGTCTTCAATTGCTTCTAATCTATCAAGATCAGAGTCTTTAGACTCCGCACAAGAAAGAGAGTTAACTGTGGATGACATTGAAGACTTTGACGATGATGACGATATTTCTACAGTAGAAGGTCTCAGGGCTAAAAGGACATTAAATGATGCTTCCGATCTTGCTGTAAAATTGCCTTCTTTTTCCACAG GTATCACAGATGATGATCTCCGTGAAACTGCATACGAGATCCTCTTGGCTTGTGCTGGAGCCACAGG GGGTTTGATTGTcccatcaaaagaaaaaaagaaagataaaagatCCAGCAGCTTGATTAAGAAGCTTGGGCGCAGCAAAACTGGAAGTGTTGTATCACAGTCTCAAAATGCTCCTGGATTAGTTGGCTTGTTGGAAACCATGCGTGTTCAGTTAGAG ATATCCGAGGCAATGGATATCAGAACAAAACAAGGATTGCTAAATGCTCTTGTGGGAAAGGCTGGGAAAAGGATGGATACCCTTTTGGTTCCTTTGGAGTTGCTGTGCTGTGTTGCACGCACAGAATTTTCTGATAAGAAGGCTTTTATACGATGGCAAAAGAGGCAG TTAAAAGTTTTGGAGGAGGGCCTGGTTAATCACCCTGTGGTTGGATTTGGTGAACCTGGGCGTAAGACAAACGAGTTGAGGATTCTTTTGGCAAAGATTGAGGAATCTGAG tTTCTCCCATCTTCATCTGGTGAACTTCAAAGGACGGAATGCTTGAGGTCTCTAAGGGAGATTGCCATTCCACTTGCAGAGAGACCAGCTCGGGGTGACTTAACTGGTGAAATATGCCATTGGGCAGATGGTTACCAATTTAATGTCAGACTTTATGAAAAATTACTATTAAGTGTTTTTGACATGCTAGACGAGGGAAAGCTGACAGAG GAAGTAGAAGAAATTCTTGAACTTTTGAAGTCTACTTGGCGAGTTTTTGGAATCACAGAGACAATCCACCATACTTGCTATGCATGGGTTTTATTTCGTCAG TATGTTATCACAAAGGAGCATGGGATTTTGCTGCATGCATTAGAGCAGTTAAATAAAATACCATTGATGGAACAACGAGGCCAGCAGGAGAGGTTGCACTTAAAAAGCCTGCGTTCCAAGGTTGAAGGTGAACGAGATATGTCTTTCTTACAGGCTTTCTTAACACCAATTCTGAGATGGACTGACAAACAGCTTGGAGATTACCATCAGCATTTTAGTGAG GGTTCAGCAATTATGGAAAAGATTGTAGCAGTTGCAATGATTACCAGGAGGCTTCTACTTGAAGAACCGGATGCT ACCATGCAGTCCTTGCCAATTAGCGACCGAGATCAGATAGAGATTTATATAACAACATCAATTAAGCACGCATTTACAAGG ACAAATCAAATTGTTGAAAGAGTAGATATGTCACATGAGCATCCCTTGGCATTGCTTGCAGAAGAACTCAAGAAGCTGCTAAAAAAAGATTCATCAATTTTCATGCCTGTTTTACAACAGAGACATCCTCAAGCAACTGTTGTATCTGCATCATTAGTTCACAAACTTTATGGCCACAAACTG AAACCCTTTCTGGAAAGTGCAGAGCATTTAAGTGAGGATGTGATATCAGTATTCCCAGCAGCTGAAAGTCTAGAGCAGTTCATAATGGCACTTATTACATCTGCATGCCATGAAGAAAATGCTGAGATCTTGTTGAGGAAATTGAATCTCTACCAG ATTGAGACAAAATCTGGAACGTTGGTGTTACGCTGGGTCAATTCACAGCTTGGAAGAATTTTAGGTTGGGTGGAGCGAGTTGCTCAACAGGAG CATTGGGACCCAATATCTATTCAGCAGCGGCATGCTGGCTCTATTGTAGAAGTTTACAGAATTGTCGAGGAG ACTGTTGATCAATTTTTTGGTCTTAAAGTTCCCATGAGGTTTACTGAATTGAATAGCTTGTTCCGTGGCATTGACAATGCTCTTCAAGTGTATGCAAATCTGGTTGTTGATGACTTGG CAAGCAAAGAGGATTTAATTCCACCCGTGCCTGTTCTCACGCGATACAGTAAGGAAGTTGGAATAAAAGCTTTTGTAAAGAAGGAATTATTTGAAACTCGTGTACCTGAGCGTCAGGAGACAAGGCCTCGTGAAATCAGCGTCCTAACTACTCCAACACTTTGTGTCCAGTTAAATACTTTATAT TATGCGGCCAGTCATCTGAATAAATTGGAAGATAACATTTGGGAGCAATGGACAAATAAAAGGTTGCAGGAAAAACTCATAA GAAAATCCGTAGATGATAAGTCCAAAAAGGATACGTTTGATGGTAGTAGAAAAGTTATAAATGCTGCCATGGAACGCATTTGTGAGTACACCG GAACTAAAATCATCTTCTGTGATCTTAGAGTGCCTTTTATTGACAACTTATATAAACCTAGCGTTTCAGGCTCTAGGGTTGATGTACTTATAGAACCACTTGATAtg GAACTTAGCCAACTCTGCGATATTGTTGTGGAGCCTCTCCGGGATCGGATAGTGACAAGTCTTCTTCAAGCCTCATTG GATGGTTTACTCCGTGTTATCTTAGACGGCGGTCCTTCAAGAGTTTTCTTTCCTGGTGATGCAAAATTTTTAGAGGAAGATCTGGAAGTTCTAAAG GAATTCTTTATATCTGGAGGTGACGGGCTTCCCCGGGGTGTTGTCGAAAATCAGGTTGCACGTGTTCGGTTTGTGATCAAGCTGCATGGTTATGAG ACTAGAGAGTTGATTGAAGATTTGAAATCTGCTAGTGGTCTAGAAATGCAAGGTGGCAAAGGCAAACTAGGAGCTGATTCTAAAACTCTATTAAGAGTATTGTGCCATAGGAGTGACTCAGAAGCCTCCCAATTTCTAAAGAAACAATTCAAGATACCAAAATCTTCTGCATAA